One Candidatus Ozemobacteraceae bacterium genomic window carries:
- a CDS encoding MMPL family transporter, translating to MTDRFPWAVLCVFLGLCILSFGAFSEIRTEDEIESTITDRRALEVHEEFRRHFDEERRIAIAWDIPALDRQALIHLRRVVDAVKAVPEAGRVFSVLDLLGPQRDSERFAESLTDGRIARLAEFLRDDRTAKGQLISDDMHALAVVVIPDTDRHDWQNRLCESLDRTLSGLFEGREFHVFGYPWFKQRFMAAVERNNRIFLAASFLVCAVLAWFLIPDPGILLMIVLAVLLPAVYTFAIYFMNGNRVNLFTAPIVPFALVISLNEIIFIVSHFTGAGRKADIPDDQAGEAEYLRLHERNFRYLIRPCFINMLTTLIGFFVLSANPSRNIQLFSVYTSLACFFSYLVIFGFVFAFLRIHRPPATTSGGPRSPRFFQLQRGVKRLVFGYPRAILLAGALASFLGGFAALQMPARNGLDDIFSPADPLIRSFRFMAERFGAPYSMTLMVRGRDLLTPEGIRQTERLQKKVSGVAGVTRVFSAADLVHAFNERFTGSPGIPDTPDAIRAILSFFANRGMAGFYAAPDGRRLAIEIGIASSDDREILRIGDAVKAAAEGALPEGVEAELTGEIYLGAMMQGLILDNVARSFAAALVMIVAVFWVAFGRFRQALFALLVNFLPILAAYGTASLAGMPFNPSTAVVGCVMSGLVVDDTLHILTHFGDSRGKSLVRRVLGVLDAMFHPVLFSALLLGLANAVFLASDFQPFREFGGIGALIVVFGILGDLVFLPALFLVFGENRSEPVRATATAEDAGVE from the coding sequence TTGACAGACAGGTTTCCGTGGGCCGTCCTGTGCGTTTTTCTCGGTCTCTGCATACTGTCGTTCGGCGCGTTTTCCGAGATCCGGACCGAGGACGAGATCGAGTCGACCATCACGGACCGGAGAGCGCTCGAGGTCCACGAGGAGTTCCGACGCCATTTCGACGAGGAGCGGCGTATCGCGATCGCCTGGGACATCCCTGCGCTGGACCGCCAGGCTCTCATCCATCTTCGCCGGGTCGTCGACGCCGTAAAAGCGGTCCCCGAGGCCGGCCGGGTTTTCTCGGTCCTCGACCTGCTTGGCCCCCAACGCGATTCGGAGCGTTTTGCCGAGTCGCTCACCGACGGCCGCATCGCGCGGCTGGCCGAGTTTCTCCGGGACGACCGGACGGCGAAGGGGCAATTGATATCGGATGATATGCATGCCCTCGCAGTCGTGGTGATTCCCGACACCGACAGGCACGACTGGCAGAACCGGTTGTGCGAAAGCCTCGACCGCACCCTTTCCGGCCTGTTCGAAGGCCGCGAGTTTCACGTTTTCGGGTATCCCTGGTTCAAACAGCGATTCATGGCCGCGGTGGAACGCAACAACCGCATCTTCCTCGCGGCGAGCTTTCTCGTCTGCGCCGTCCTGGCCTGGTTCCTGATCCCCGATCCCGGGATTCTCCTCATGATCGTGCTTGCGGTGCTGCTGCCAGCGGTCTACACGTTCGCCATCTACTTCATGAACGGCAACCGGGTAAATTTGTTCACCGCTCCCATCGTTCCGTTCGCCCTCGTGATCTCGCTCAACGAGATCATCTTCATCGTCAGCCATTTCACCGGAGCCGGCCGAAAGGCGGACATCCCGGACGACCAGGCCGGAGAAGCCGAGTATCTGCGGCTCCACGAAAGAAATTTCCGGTATCTCATCCGCCCCTGTTTCATCAACATGCTGACCACGCTGATCGGGTTTTTCGTCCTGTCGGCCAACCCGTCCAGGAACATCCAGTTGTTTTCCGTCTACACCTCGCTGGCCTGTTTTTTCTCGTATCTCGTGATCTTCGGCTTCGTCTTCGCGTTTCTGCGAATCCACCGGCCGCCCGCCACGACTTCCGGCGGCCCGCGCTCACCCCGGTTTTTCCAGCTTCAGCGGGGCGTGAAACGGCTGGTCTTCGGGTATCCGCGTGCGATTCTCCTGGCGGGCGCGCTTGCAAGCTTTCTCGGGGGGTTTGCCGCACTCCAGATGCCGGCCCGGAACGGACTCGACGACATTTTTTCCCCCGCCGACCCCCTGATCCGGTCGTTCAGATTCATGGCCGAACGCTTCGGCGCCCCCTACTCGATGACGCTGATGGTGCGCGGCCGGGACCTGCTGACCCCGGAGGGCATCCGCCAGACCGAACGGCTGCAGAAGAAGGTCTCCGGGGTCGCCGGCGTGACCCGCGTGTTCTCCGCGGCCGATCTCGTTCATGCGTTCAACGAGCGGTTCACGGGTTCGCCGGGCATTCCCGACACGCCCGATGCGATACGGGCCATCCTCAGCTTTTTCGCGAATCGCGGTATGGCGGGGTTTTACGCCGCTCCCGACGGCCGGAGGCTCGCCATCGAGATCGGCATCGCCAGCTCCGACGACCGCGAGATCCTGCGCATCGGCGATGCCGTCAAAGCGGCTGCGGAAGGGGCCTTGCCGGAAGGCGTCGAGGCCGAGCTGACCGGCGAGATCTATCTCGGCGCGATGATGCAAGGGCTGATCCTGGACAACGTCGCCCGTTCCTTCGCCGCGGCGCTGGTGATGATCGTGGCGGTGTTCTGGGTGGCGTTCGGCCGGTTCCGCCAGGCCCTGTTCGCCCTGCTGGTGAATTTTCTACCGATCCTGGCTGCGTACGGAACGGCGAGCCTGGCCGGAATGCCGTTCAATCCCTCCACCGCCGTGGTCGGCTGCGTGATGAGCGGCCTGGTGGTGGACGACACGCTCCACATCCTCACCCATTTCGGCGACAGCCGCGGGAAGAGCCTGGTTCGCAGGGTGCTTGGGGTGCTCGACGCGATGTTCCACCCGGTCCTGTTCTCGGCCCTGCTGCTGGGCCTCGCCAATGCCGTCTTCCTCGCCAGCGATTTCCAGCCCTTCCGGGAGTTCGGCGGGATCGGCGCCCTGATCGTGGTCTTCGGGATCCTGGGCGACCTGGTCTTTCTGCCGGCCCTGTTCCTGGTCTTCGGCGAAAACCGCTCCGAACCGGTCAGAGCGACGGCAACCGCCGAAGATGCGGGCGTCGAGTGA
- a CDS encoding radical SAM protein gives MDILLVLPHGPIHRPAAGSYKRALRYAPLTLAALVSLVPRELGARVRVIDEGVDVWDPRSYLDADLVGISVMTGTASRAYAMADYFRRRGKTVVLGGVHATLLPEEAKRHADSVVIGLAEETWPQALRDAAAGRLQPFYRMRRDFDLRQVSPPVPDRSIFDRTKYITINSIEATRGCAHKCSFCAIARAWDSRFFVRPVEEVVAEAESLDGSELCFLDPSLTCDRNHALALFRGLAPLKKWWVGCATIDVAFDRELLSAMVDSGCRGLLIGFESVSQTGLEEVRKPFNRVADYREAVRRFHDNGIGVQACFVFGLDTDRRDVFRRTADFVYDIEVDLPQYSVLTPFPGTEVYRELEREGRIIERDWALFDAEHVVFRPRHMSPDELQEGLIRAWRKSYSLRSIFKRLAGSRCLLPISVPANLGYNHYASRLERYSRTFMTREGDEFRE, from the coding sequence TTGGATATTCTGCTGGTTCTCCCCCACGGCCCCATCCATCGGCCCGCCGCCGGAAGCTATAAGCGAGCGCTCCGATATGCGCCGCTGACGCTCGCCGCGCTCGTTTCGCTCGTTCCCCGCGAACTCGGGGCCAGGGTCCGGGTCATCGACGAAGGCGTCGACGTCTGGGATCCCCGCTCGTATCTCGATGCGGACCTGGTCGGGATCAGCGTCATGACGGGAACCGCGAGCCGCGCCTACGCCATGGCGGATTATTTTCGCCGCCGCGGCAAGACCGTCGTCCTGGGCGGGGTCCACGCGACGCTTCTCCCCGAGGAGGCGAAACGACATGCCGACTCGGTCGTGATCGGGCTGGCCGAGGAGACCTGGCCGCAGGCGCTGCGCGATGCGGCTGCCGGGCGGCTCCAGCCCTTTTACCGGATGCGCCGCGATTTCGACCTGAGACAGGTCAGCCCCCCCGTTCCCGACCGGTCGATATTCGATCGAACAAAATATATCACTATAAATTCCATCGAGGCCACCCGCGGCTGCGCCCATAAATGCTCCTTCTGCGCCATCGCCCGTGCCTGGGACAGTCGGTTCTTCGTGCGACCGGTCGAGGAGGTCGTCGCCGAGGCGGAGTCGCTCGACGGGTCGGAACTCTGCTTTCTCGATCCCAGCCTCACCTGCGACCGCAATCACGCGCTGGCCCTGTTCCGCGGCCTGGCGCCGCTGAAGAAGTGGTGGGTCGGCTGCGCCACGATCGACGTCGCCTTCGACCGGGAACTCCTGTCCGCGATGGTGGACTCCGGCTGCCGGGGCCTGTTGATCGGTTTCGAGTCCGTCTCGCAGACGGGGCTGGAGGAAGTCAGAAAACCCTTCAACCGGGTCGCCGACTACCGCGAGGCCGTCCGCCGGTTCCACGACAACGGCATCGGGGTCCAGGCGTGCTTCGTCTTCGGCCTCGATACCGACCGCCGCGACGTGTTCCGCCGCACCGCCGATTTCGTCTACGACATCGAGGTGGATCTCCCCCAGTATTCGGTGCTGACCCCCTTCCCCGGCACCGAGGTGTACCGCGAACTCGAACGGGAGGGACGGATCATCGAGCGAGACTGGGCGTTGTTCGACGCCGAGCACGTCGTCTTCCGGCCTCGCCACATGAGTCCCGATGAACTCCAGGAAGGGCTGATCCGGGCCTGGCGGAAGAGCTACTCGCTTCGTTCGATTTTCAAGCGGTTGGCCGGCTCCCGTTGCCTTCTCCCGATTTCCGTCCCGGCGAACCTCGGATACAACCATTATGCGAGCCGTCTGGAGCGGTATTCCCGCACGTTCATGACCCGCGAGGGAGACGAGTTCCGGGAGTAG
- a CDS encoding L,D-transpeptidase family protein, producing MSLLCLACLFLTLSAPPALAAPTASRTWTIPAALEVQLNRLGAGQCIWVVPNDPASVPATVVLLRKRDSAWEIARPPFPAVIGRNGMAPEGEKREGDGRTPSGIFPLGFAFGYAPTLDIRWRYRPSSPDDVWIDDPEAPDYNTLTRKSHTQAKSFEYMKRSDDLYKLGLVVEYNTAPVVASLGSAIFMHLWKDQTTGTAGCVAMAEPSMLTLLAWLNPDFRVFVAIFPNEEPDASDAPRLKP from the coding sequence ATGTCTTTGCTATGCCTGGCATGCCTGTTCCTGACGCTTTCCGCCCCGCCCGCCCTCGCCGCACCCACCGCTTCACGGACGTGGACCATTCCGGCAGCGCTGGAAGTCCAGCTGAACAGGCTGGGAGCCGGACAGTGCATCTGGGTCGTCCCGAACGATCCCGCGTCCGTCCCGGCAACCGTCGTTCTTCTGCGGAAGCGCGACAGCGCGTGGGAAATCGCCCGTCCGCCCTTCCCGGCCGTTATCGGGCGGAACGGCATGGCCCCGGAAGGCGAGAAGCGTGAAGGAGACGGCCGCACGCCTTCAGGCATCTTTCCGCTGGGGTTCGCGTTCGGCTACGCCCCGACGCTGGATATCCGATGGCGGTACCGGCCGTCGAGCCCCGACGACGTCTGGATCGACGATCCCGAAGCCCCCGACTACAACACCCTGACCAGGAAAAGCCACACGCAGGCGAAATCCTTCGAGTATATGAAGCGATCCGACGATCTGTATAAACTGGGACTCGTCGTCGAATACAACACGGCTCCAGTGGTGGCAAGCCTTGGAAGCGCGATTTTCATGCACCTCTGGAAGGACCAGACCACCGGCACGGCAGGCTGCGTCGCCATGGCGGAACCTTCCATGCTCACCCTGCTCGCCTGGCTCAACCCCGATTTTCGCGTCTTCGTCGCAATTTTTCCAAACGAAGAACCGGATGCGAGCGACGCACCCCGCCTCAAACCATGA
- the purD gene encoding phosphoribosylamine--glycine ligase encodes MKILVLGSGAREHALVHSLSHSPSVLKIYACPGNAGMREIAACQPFRGNAELVQFARDNVELAVIGSSRYVTEGTVDALVRAGIPVIGPAADAGRIETSKAFAAAFMVKHNIPSPMTQVVANPREAEQFLDENPWVRVVKCDGFSRGTGVAVVNSVDEAKEAAHRLFKSFGPPIILQERVKGVECSYTILTDGNQWVSFSSCRDYKRAHDNEEGPTTGGLGAVSPSPDLTPELEERIRQRIVIPTVAGMQADKLMYRGFLSFQLMLTATGPKVLEFNARLGDPETQSILARFRGNLASLLMDCALGRLDATGSEVAFGKHSAVSVVLARAGYPNDDEALPEILKMEDVKDSTIYHSSNEIGPSGEWVFRTGRLITVSAVGETLADARRLAYGDIGKLALKNIHYRRDIGAA; translated from the coding sequence GTGAAGATTCTCGTATTGGGTTCCGGAGCGCGCGAACACGCTCTGGTTCACTCTCTTTCCCATTCCCCGTCGGTCCTGAAGATTTACGCCTGCCCGGGAAATGCCGGAATGCGGGAAATCGCCGCGTGCCAGCCTTTCCGGGGGAACGCCGAACTCGTCCAGTTCGCCCGTGACAACGTTGAGCTGGCCGTGATCGGCTCGTCGCGATACGTGACCGAAGGCACCGTCGACGCGCTCGTCCGGGCGGGCATTCCCGTCATCGGCCCCGCCGCCGACGCCGGCCGGATCGAGACCAGCAAAGCGTTCGCCGCCGCCTTCATGGTGAAGCACAACATTCCCTCGCCGATGACCCAGGTCGTCGCGAATCCGCGCGAGGCCGAGCAGTTCCTCGACGAAAACCCCTGGGTTCGCGTCGTCAAATGCGACGGCTTTTCCCGGGGAACGGGCGTCGCCGTGGTGAACTCCGTCGACGAGGCGAAAGAAGCCGCCCACCGGCTGTTCAAGAGCTTCGGCCCGCCCATCATCCTCCAGGAACGCGTCAAAGGCGTCGAGTGCTCCTACACGATCCTGACCGACGGCAACCAGTGGGTGTCGTTCAGCTCCTGCCGCGATTATAAACGCGCGCATGACAACGAAGAAGGACCGACCACCGGCGGTCTCGGAGCGGTCAGCCCGTCGCCCGACCTTACGCCCGAGCTCGAGGAGCGCATCCGGCAACGCATCGTCATTCCGACCGTCGCGGGCATGCAGGCCGACAAGCTGATGTATCGAGGCTTTCTCTCGTTCCAGCTCATGCTGACGGCGACGGGGCCGAAGGTGCTCGAGTTCAACGCGCGCCTCGGCGACCCCGAAACCCAGAGCATCCTCGCCCGGTTCCGCGGCAACCTGGCCTCCCTGTTGATGGACTGCGCTCTCGGCCGTCTCGACGCTACCGGCTCGGAAGTCGCGTTCGGCAAGCACAGCGCCGTGTCGGTCGTGCTCGCCCGCGCCGGCTACCCGAACGACGACGAGGCCCTTCCCGAGATTCTCAAGATGGAGGACGTGAAAGATTCGACCATCTATCATTCGTCGAACGAGATCGGCCCCTCGGGGGAATGGGTGTTCCGCACCGGCAGGCTCATCACCGTCTCCGCCGTCGGCGAAACCCTCGCCGACGCCCGCCGCCTCGCCTACGGCGACATCGGGAAACTGGCGCTCAAAAATATCCACTACCGCAGGGACATCGGCGCCGCCTGA
- a CDS encoding zinc metalloprotease HtpX, whose translation MTNAVKTYALLAALIALTLVAGQAIGGEQGLFAALMISFVMSFVSYWFSDSIVLSMYGARPAHPERFGALHQIVQALAGRAGIPAPQVYIIPTMSPNAFATGRGPGHSAVAVTEGLLATLSREELTGVLAHEIAHIANYDVLLSTVVSVLAGSLSYLSRLVFWTGMPSDRDGDGQRDNPLLGLVSVILAPLIALFLQMAISRRREYLADETGARLCGEPRWLASALARLEQGVAVRPMNGAEPATSHMFIASPFSGGGLAELFSTHPPMQERIRRLLEMRI comes from the coding sequence ATGACAAACGCCGTGAAAACCTATGCTCTGCTGGCGGCCCTGATAGCCCTCACGCTCGTCGCCGGGCAGGCGATCGGCGGCGAGCAGGGGCTGTTTGCGGCTCTCATGATCTCGTTCGTCATGTCGTTCGTGAGCTACTGGTTCTCCGACTCGATCGTGCTGAGCATGTATGGCGCGAGACCGGCCCATCCCGAGCGGTTCGGCGCTCTCCATCAGATCGTGCAGGCGCTGGCCGGACGGGCCGGCATTCCCGCCCCGCAGGTCTACATCATTCCGACAATGTCGCCGAATGCGTTCGCCACCGGCCGCGGCCCCGGACACAGCGCCGTTGCCGTCACGGAGGGACTTTTGGCAACCCTGAGCCGCGAGGAATTGACGGGCGTCCTGGCTCACGAGATCGCGCATATCGCGAATTACGACGTTCTGCTTTCGACGGTGGTCTCGGTTCTGGCAGGTTCGCTGTCGTATCTCTCGCGGCTGGTGTTCTGGACCGGGATGCCGTCGGATCGCGACGGAGACGGTCAGCGGGACAATCCGCTTCTGGGGCTCGTATCCGTGATTCTCGCCCCGCTCATCGCCCTGTTCCTTCAGATGGCGATCTCACGGAGGCGGGAGTATCTCGCCGACGAGACCGGCGCGCGCCTCTGCGGTGAGCCACGGTGGCTGGCCTCGGCCCTGGCCCGGCTCGAGCAGGGCGTCGCGGTGCGGCCGATGAACGGCGCCGAGCCGGCGACCTCTCACATGTTCATCGCCTCCCCCTTCAGCGGCGGCGGCCTCGCGGAGCTGTTCTCCACCCATCCTCCGATGCAGGAGCGCATCCGGCGCCTTCTCGAAATGCGGATCTGA
- a CDS encoding PfkB family carbohydrate kinase, with protein sequence MKRFDVAGLGQCSIDLLATVAEYPPVDVKAETSAFRIQGGGPVATALVAAARLGLSTAFLGKIGGDEYGKLIQQGLADEGVNLEGLVTAPDKESQTAFIAVERGTGRRTIFWHRGSAFPLEVDELQKDVVRQSRFLHLDGLHIQASLEAAKIARRMKIPVMLDSGTYRPEIEPLLPLIDYLVVGKGFAFSFLNTKDPVEALQELTTYGARMVCITLGEEGCVAAANGVLFRQRAWKVSPVVDTTGCGDAFHGGLIYALTKQWPTQTCLGFAAAVAALKCRALGGRAALPTLAETMALLPKRLHPPA encoded by the coding sequence ATGAAACGGTTCGACGTGGCCGGTCTCGGCCAGTGTTCCATCGACCTGCTCGCGACGGTGGCCGAGTATCCGCCCGTCGACGTGAAGGCCGAGACGTCGGCATTCAGGATCCAGGGCGGCGGCCCGGTCGCGACGGCCCTGGTCGCGGCCGCGCGCCTGGGTCTCTCGACCGCGTTTCTCGGAAAGATCGGCGGCGACGAATACGGAAAGCTGATCCAACAGGGACTTGCCGACGAAGGGGTGAACCTCGAAGGTCTCGTCACGGCGCCCGACAAGGAGTCGCAGACGGCTTTCATCGCCGTCGAGCGGGGAACGGGCCGCCGCACGATCTTCTGGCATCGCGGCTCCGCCTTCCCGCTCGAGGTCGACGAGCTGCAGAAAGACGTCGTCCGGCAGAGCCGGTTCCTGCACCTCGACGGCCTGCACATCCAGGCCTCGCTTGAGGCGGCGAAGATCGCGCGGCGCATGAAGATCCCCGTGATGCTCGACTCGGGAACGTATCGTCCCGAAATCGAGCCCCTGCTCCCGCTGATCGATTATCTCGTCGTCGGCAAGGGCTTCGCGTTCAGCTTCCTGAACACGAAAGACCCGGTGGAGGCGCTCCAGGAGCTGACCACCTACGGCGCGCGCATGGTCTGCATCACGCTCGGCGAGGAAGGCTGTGTGGCCGCCGCGAACGGTGTCCTGTTCCGCCAGCGGGCCTGGAAGGTCAGCCCCGTCGTCGATACGACCGGCTGCGGCGACGCCTTTCACGGCGGCCTGATCTACGCCCTGACGAAACAATGGCCGACCCAAACCTGCCTCGGCTTCGCCGCTGCCGTCGCCGCCCTGAAATGCCGGGCGCTCGGCGGCCGGGCCGCCCTGCCGACCCTCGCCGAAACGATGGCCCTCCTTCCAAAGCGGCTGCATCCCCCCGCCTGA
- a CDS encoding tetratricopeptide repeat protein has translation MSTGKSRPPASAGSSPIQDLRKLLSSWAREAGPPMSRPSWNDLQLLLLPLKGSPTAFWDTFLPSLPPSHALLAAMVIAQSDPQVRAAFLQRACTAALQTPPAQLFEALKLFPKDLVLSGFGPALLSPAPLGPLAAAILAHLGITIAPGDVPLVLTASTGSDEMLEHLARLVPQEHVDSVIHDLETQLDASKPGIADLRDAFVKLLRTPPERPLPAPEVEPAQRPPDPAQTAAPQLRPEETMAQAQARLAGLRPAGVRTSTEPGGNSMVNTITNPLSGIDRNLLAGIVAIALCIPLVLYLSSDTGQEPAEPAVMPQGPVKLPKFWTDAVTKRRITREFLAADNDFQMGEMFLVREQFGDALSLFRDALHRDPEHVAAQFRIGCCLFSLDDHKGAAQAFRKSLEMQPGLPQANLFLARISVAAHDWDTAVAHYQKEFDLTGDVAVALEYAGTLRKLGRFPEAINLLTRLPPRFSGHLEVVNLLAQLREDARGIAP, from the coding sequence GTGAGTACAGGCAAGTCACGCCCCCCGGCCTCGGCCGGATCCTCGCCGATCCAGGATCTGCGAAAACTGCTGTCATCGTGGGCCAGGGAAGCCGGCCCACCGATGTCGCGTCCCTCGTGGAACGATCTCCAGTTGTTGCTGCTGCCCCTGAAGGGCTCGCCGACGGCCTTCTGGGACACCTTCCTTCCCTCGCTTCCTCCCTCGCACGCGCTTCTTGCGGCCATGGTCATCGCCCAGTCGGATCCCCAGGTCCGCGCCGCCTTTCTCCAGCGGGCATGCACTGCGGCTCTCCAGACACCGCCGGCCCAGCTTTTCGAGGCCCTGAAGCTGTTTCCGAAAGATCTCGTCCTGTCTGGATTCGGCCCGGCGCTGCTTTCTCCGGCGCCGCTCGGCCCTCTGGCCGCGGCCATTCTCGCCCATCTCGGAATCACGATCGCCCCCGGCGACGTCCCGCTCGTGCTGACGGCCTCGACGGGCAGTGACGAGATGCTGGAACATCTCGCCCGGCTCGTTCCGCAGGAGCACGTCGATTCGGTGATCCATGACCTCGAAACGCAGCTCGACGCCTCGAAGCCCGGTATCGCCGACCTTCGGGACGCGTTCGTCAAGCTCCTCAGGACGCCCCCCGAACGTCCGCTCCCGGCCCCGGAAGTCGAACCGGCACAGCGTCCTCCCGATCCGGCTCAGACGGCGGCACCACAGCTCCGCCCGGAGGAAACGATGGCTCAGGCGCAGGCCCGCCTCGCAGGTCTGCGCCCGGCCGGCGTCAGGACGAGCACGGAGCCCGGCGGGAATAGTATGGTCAATACTATTACAAACCCGTTGTCCGGCATCGACAGGAACCTTCTGGCGGGAATCGTCGCGATCGCTCTCTGCATCCCGCTGGTCCTGTATCTGTCATCCGACACGGGCCAGGAGCCGGCGGAACCGGCGGTGATGCCGCAGGGTCCCGTGAAACTTCCAAAATTCTGGACCGATGCCGTCACCAAGCGAAGAATCACCCGGGAATTCCTCGCTGCAGACAACGACTTTCAGATGGGCGAGATGTTCCTGGTCCGAGAGCAGTTCGGCGACGCCCTGTCGCTGTTCCGGGACGCCCTGCATCGAGATCCGGAGCATGTAGCCGCCCAGTTTCGCATCGGCTGCTGCCTTTTCTCGCTCGACGATCACAAGGGAGCCGCCCAGGCGTTCAGGAAATCCCTCGAGATGCAGCCCGGCCTGCCTCAGGCAAACCTGTTCCTGGCACGCATCTCGGTGGCCGCCCACGACTGGGACACCGCCGTCGCCCATTACCAGAAAGAGTTCGATCTGACGGGCGACGTGGCGGTCGCCCTCGAATACGCCGGAACGCTCAGAAAACTCGGCCGGTTCCCGGAAGCGATCAACCTGCTGACCCGCCTCCCGCCGCGCTTTTCCGGCCATCTCGAGGTGGTGAACCTGCTGGCCCAGCTGCGCGAAGACGCCCGAGGGATCGCGCCATGA
- a CDS encoding adenylate/guanylate cyclase domain-containing protein, with product MTPSNEKNQAQHSWKTLPTGGFFVATLAVLLLAAPLFTALDTRLRDFWSRLRLNAADPGGHPWAAKLAPLLPKPASPGPVVLVLADDRSILGIQNLYQGNRQAYADVVRIIASAGARVIALDTFFGTPSGDADADEELANAVAEAGNVVLKAFRRGPETMTTPYPILARAGHVAPSYFSPLVDETIRRSSAIFRPARGQPVPGFHAEIVRIWLGLPLQKLSYEDDQLTFKTASGPISIPLSNREHALINYNFDPQSVTRVSLYDVRQGSVAPAVFKDKVVIVGPAHSMSEERLFTPLGRPEFPPFIHAVVVSNYLDGTALAPAPPWQAPLAAAIALAIAAFMLAPRLQPLAFGAISLAGTIALFALSAVAFFGYGRIVDVTSTVAALDLTFFFAVGMRYYAEQSDKLRIKNAFQHYVTASIVNEILKDPAKLNLHGEERCLSLFFSDIEGFTTLSEGLSPLVVVNLLNEYLTEMTDIIFKYDGLLDKYEGDAIMAVFGAPVDQADHAIRACRCALDSQKALAELRARWRKEGKPELFVRIGINTGVVVVGNMGSRMRFDYTCIGDNVNLAARLETANKMFGTSILISGDTADLVKPAILTRFLGMIRVVGRKQAVPVYEVLARLDGHDGADIELQQHRKKTYEDALQMALNRNFAGAIMYLTQYMSAEVEDRPARLLLERCRAYAAAPPPPDWDGIMIQEQK from the coding sequence TTGACACCTTCGAACGAGAAAAACCAGGCCCAGCATTCGTGGAAGACCCTCCCCACGGGAGGATTTTTCGTCGCCACTCTCGCGGTGCTGCTTCTTGCGGCACCGCTTTTTACCGCTCTCGACACCCGTCTGCGTGATTTCTGGAGCCGTCTCCGCCTGAACGCAGCGGACCCCGGAGGGCACCCCTGGGCGGCAAAACTCGCCCCCCTGCTTCCGAAGCCGGCCTCGCCGGGGCCTGTCGTGCTGGTCCTGGCCGACGACCGGTCGATCCTGGGGATTCAGAATCTGTATCAGGGAAACCGGCAGGCCTACGCCGACGTCGTGCGCATCATCGCGAGCGCCGGCGCCCGCGTCATTGCCCTCGACACGTTCTTCGGAACGCCGAGCGGCGATGCGGACGCCGACGAGGAGCTCGCGAACGCGGTTGCGGAAGCGGGAAACGTCGTTCTCAAAGCCTTCCGGCGCGGCCCCGAGACGATGACGACGCCGTATCCGATCCTCGCGAGGGCCGGCCACGTGGCGCCATCGTATTTCAGCCCGCTGGTCGACGAGACGATCCGACGCTCCTCGGCCATCTTCCGGCCGGCCCGCGGGCAGCCGGTGCCGGGCTTCCATGCGGAGATCGTGCGGATCTGGCTGGGCCTCCCGCTCCAGAAACTGAGCTACGAGGACGACCAGCTCACGTTCAAGACGGCCTCGGGGCCGATCTCGATTCCCCTCTCGAATCGCGAGCATGCGCTGATCAACTACAATTTCGACCCGCAGTCGGTGACCCGCGTATCGCTGTATGACGTCAGGCAGGGCTCCGTCGCCCCGGCCGTCTTCAAGGACAAGGTCGTCATCGTCGGGCCGGCCCATTCGATGAGCGAGGAACGGCTGTTCACGCCTCTCGGCCGGCCCGAGTTCCCGCCGTTCATCCATGCCGTGGTCGTGTCGAACTACCTTGACGGCACAGCGCTGGCCCCCGCGCCGCCATGGCAGGCGCCGCTCGCCGCGGCAATCGCTCTCGCCATCGCAGCGTTCATGCTGGCTCCGCGTCTGCAGCCGCTCGCGTTCGGGGCGATCAGTCTGGCAGGCACGATCGCGCTGTTCGCCCTTTCCGCCGTCGCCTTCTTCGGATACGGCCGGATCGTCGACGTGACCTCGACCGTCGCGGCGCTCGATTTGACCTTCTTTTTCGCCGTCGGCATGCGCTACTACGCCGAACAGTCGGACAAGCTCCGCATCAAGAATGCGTTCCAGCACTACGTCACGGCCTCGATCGTGAACGAGATCCTGAAAGACCCCGCCAAGCTCAACCTTCACGGCGAGGAACGCTGCCTCTCGCTCTTCTTCTCAGACATCGAAGGCTTCACGACCCTGTCGGAAGGCCTTTCCCCGCTCGTCGTCGTGAACCTGCTCAACGAGTATCTGACCGAGATGACCGACATCATCTTCAAATACGACGGGCTGCTCGACAAATACGAGGGCGACGCCATCATGGCGGTGTTCGGCGCCCCGGTCGACCAGGCCGACCACGCGATCCGGGCCTGCCGGTGCGCGCTCGACAGCCAGAAGGCGCTGGCCGAACTGCGCGCCCGGTGGCGCAAGGAAGGCAAGCCGGAGCTGTTCGTCCGGATCGGCATCAACACCGGCGTCGTGGTGGTCGGCAACATGGGTTCGCGGATGCGGTTCGACTACACCTGCATCGGCGACAACGTCAACCTCGCCGCCCGCCTCGAAACCGCCAACAAGATGTTCGGAACGAGCATTCTGATCAGCGGCGACACCGCCGACCTGGTCAAGCCGGCGATTCTCACCCGGTTCCTCGGCATGATCCGGGTCGTGGGCCGCAAGCAGGCCGTGCCCGTCTACGAGGTTCTCGCCCGGCTCGACGGCCACGACGGCGCCGACATCGAGCTTCAGCAGCACCGGAAGAAGACCTACGAAGATGCCCTACAGATGGCCCTCAACCGGAACTTCGCCGGGGCCATCATGTATCTGACGCAGTATATGTCGGCCGAGGTCGAGGACAGGCCGGCCCGGCTGCTGCTCGAGCGCTGCAGGGCGTATGCCGCGGCGCCGCCGCCGCCCGACTGGGACGGCATCATGATCCAGGAACAGAAATAG